Proteins from a genomic interval of Thunnus thynnus chromosome 5, fThuThy2.1, whole genome shotgun sequence:
- the lrrc4.2 gene encoding leucine-rich repeat-containing protein 4.2 translates to MSPLGQVSVQPTWNAALLAVLSLIVPALSMCQSTGPAMGSANPQNCPGVCSCTNQLSKVVCTRRGLVRVPPNIPFNTRYLNLMENSIETIEADTFRHLHHLEVLQLGRNAIRQIEVGAFNGLTSLNTLELFDNRLTVIPSGAFEYLSKLRELWLRNNPIESIPSYAFNRVPSLMRLDLGELRKLEYISDGAFEGLQNLKYLNLGMCNLREFPHLSPLVGLEELEISENVFPELKPGAFHGLKSLRKLWIMNSAITTIERNAFDDITALVELNLAHNNLSSLPHNLFTPLQYLVELHLHHNPWRCDCDVVWLSWWLREYIPTNSTCCGRCHTPAHMRGRYLVEVDQTTFQCSAPFILDAPRDLNISAARVAELKCRTAAMSSVRWLLPNGTVLTHGSAHPRISVLNDGTLNFSNVLPSDTGVYTCMVSNMAGNSNASAYLNVSNAELNTSNLSYFTTVTVEILEPTVEETPKPKPTVPASPSVFKPVFISTPTVLFQNTQTPRQVSIPTARVPTGPAPSLDEVMKTTKIIIGCFVAVTLLAAAMLIAFYKLRKRHQQRSTVAAARTIEIIQMEEEVPPVPPPTSGSSGSDDTGLVLPTLVEHNSNTFKPGYVSSSSSSRQGGYGAHWTQNNSLHRSVRQHHSHISTIADPYVIKTTHGKEKVQETQI, encoded by the coding sequence ATGAGTCCTTTGGGCCAGGTTAGTGTGCAGCCTACCTGGAACGCAGCCCTGCTCGCCGTGCTCTCCCTCATCGTGCCTGCTCTCAGTATGTGCCAGTCCACAGGCCCAGCGATGGGCTCGGCTAACCCACAGAACTGTCCAGGTGTGTGCTCCTGCACTAACCAGCTCAGCAAGGTGGTGTGTACCCGCCGAGGTCTGGTTAGGGTTCCTCCTAACATACCATTTAACACCAGGTACCTCAACCTGATGGAAAACAGCATAGAGACCATAGAGGCAGATACCTTCAGGCACCTGCATCACCTGGAGGTTTTGCAGCTGGGCAGGAATGCCATCAGGCAGATTGAAGTTGGGGCTTTCAATGGCCTGACCAGCCTCAATACCTTGGAGCTGTTTGACAACAGACTGACGGTCATACCCAGTGGAGCTTTTGAGTACCTGTCGAAGTTGAGAGAGCTGTGGCTTAGAAACAATCCCATTGAGAGCATCCCCTCTTATGCCTTCAACCGTGTCCCGTCCCTCATGAGACTGGACCTGGGAGAACTGAGAAAGTTGGAGTACATCTCTGATGGGGCTTTCGAGGGCCTTCAGAACCTCAAGTACCTCAACTTGGGGATGTGCAACCTGAGGGAGTTTCCTCATCTTTCACCACTAGTGGGATTGGAGGAGCTCGAAATATCGGAAAATGTTTTCCCTGAACTGAAGCCCGGGGCCTTCCATGGGCTCAAGAGTTTACGTAAACTCTGGATTATGAACTCTGCCATCACCACTATTGAGAGGAATGCATTTGATGATATCACAGCATTGGTGGAGCTGAATTTAGCCCATAATAATCTGTCATCCCTGCCCCATAACCTCTTCACCCCTCTACAGTACCTGGTGGAGCTACACCTGCACCACAACCCTTGGCGATGTGATTGTGATGTAGTATGGCTCTCCTGGTGGCTCAGAGAATACATTCCCACAAATTCCACCTGCTGTGGACGCTGCCACACCCCGGCCCACATGAGAGGACGATACCTGGTGGAAGTGGATCAGACTACCTTTCAGTGTTCAGCACCATTCATACTCGATGCTCCTAGAGATCTGAACATCTCGGCAGCGAGGGTGGCAGAACTGAAGTGTCGCACAGCTGCAATGAGCTCAGTTCGATGGCTTCTCCCCAATGGGACTGTACTGACCCATGGCTCGGCTCACCCACGGATATCTGTTCTTAATGATGGAACACTCAACTTCTCCAATGTTCTCCCATCAGACACAGGGGTCTACACCTGTATGGTGAGCAACATGGCAGGAAACTCCAATGCCTCTGCCTACCTAAATGTCAGCAATGCCGAACTCAACACTTCCAATCTGTCCTATTTTACCACTGTAACAGTGGAGATTTTGGAGCCCACAGTGGAAGAGACCCCTAAACCTAAGCCGACTGTTCCTGCCTCGCCCTCTGTCTTTAAGCCCGTCTTCATCTCCACACCTACTGTGCTGTTCCAAAACACTCAGACTCCAAGGCAGGTGTCAATACCAACTGCCAGAGTCCCTACTGGGCCAGCTCCCAGCCTGGATGAGGTGATGAAAACCACCAAAATCATCATTggctgttttgttgctgttaCCTTGCTGGCAGCAGCCATGTTGATAGCATTCTATAAGTTGCGTAAGCGGCATCAACAGAGGAGCACGGTGGCAGCAGCCAGGACCATAGAAATCATTCAGATGGAGGAGGAAGTTCCTCCAGTTCCACCACCCACCTCCGGATCTAGTGGCTCTGATGACACAGGGTTGGTACTGCCTACATTAGTGGaacacaacagcaacacctTTAAGCCTGGGTatgtgtcctcctcctcttcatcccgCCAAGGGGGCTACGGAGCCCACTGGACCCAGAACAACTCTCTTCATCGCTCAGTCAGACAGCATCACAGCCACATCAGCACCATTGCTGATCCCTACGTCATTAAGACTACTCACGGCAAGGAAAAGGTTCAAGAGACCCAAATCTGA